In a genomic window of Anoxybacter fermentans:
- a CDS encoding PqqD family peptide modification chaperone: MLNQNNCSAGAKPGEIDVFTFNETITCVGPPAEVELLVTRRCNLKCPHCCAKALEDDLKELTTDQWLSIVEQLADLGCLTIALTGGEPTLRPDLLTIVDRIINLGMPCSIASNGANITEEFAEQLSNYGKEISVHISVDGPRDKHDHFRGVPGAFDTAIGAIRILSKAGVPVKANFMVTTESINWFMETAEIVVEAGASGITVGQLAPVGRSPESAIISYPLWTKFVREVTDKMKQGKIQFNVRGMWHGGWQTYLPLLDRIEDAYHPRLWGKMPEITPECGTCIAGVHTAAIDSEGWLYPCDLMSSFPELRCGNVIEHGVADVWQRSLLLTYLRQIKTDDISPCKSCPIKPICLSGCRSSVYGLTKSLAAPDIRCPLVTKWLERQEKISWPLVPNIANKLYSQFPENASEVGAEQLKIFGVIRKFIRYSLCVLGKHPNPGNTFVIINQMGYLMLKEIAQGLTINQIGTKFAKQYNVEFQRIIRDLVSLLKKLVNFKFLPEENVRNYIAEVDNFFENDESDNLSPLIVKEVGEKYLVYSSRKSQVVLCNYTSLFIMRCIAEGKTFEETIQEMMKSFEINDKEQVVQDVNEFWTKAKEFSIIGGDK, encoded by the coding sequence ATGTTAAATCAGAACAACTGTTCAGCAGGAGCTAAACCTGGGGAAATTGATGTTTTTACTTTTAATGAAACTATAACTTGTGTCGGTCCTCCGGCGGAAGTTGAACTTTTAGTAACACGACGTTGTAACTTAAAATGTCCGCATTGCTGTGCAAAAGCTCTTGAAGATGATTTGAAAGAACTGACTACTGATCAGTGGTTGTCGATTGTAGAACAGCTTGCTGATCTTGGATGTTTGACAATTGCTTTAACTGGTGGTGAACCTACTTTAAGACCAGATTTGCTTACTATAGTTGACCGAATCATTAATTTGGGTATGCCATGTTCAATAGCATCAAATGGTGCCAATATTACAGAAGAGTTTGCAGAACAATTATCAAACTATGGCAAAGAAATAAGTGTTCATATTAGTGTTGATGGTCCTCGTGATAAACACGATCACTTTAGAGGTGTTCCCGGTGCTTTTGATACTGCTATTGGTGCAATCCGTATTTTAAGTAAAGCTGGTGTTCCTGTTAAAGCTAACTTTATGGTGACAACCGAATCTATCAACTGGTTTATGGAGACCGCTGAGATTGTAGTGGAAGCAGGTGCTTCCGGTATTACAGTAGGGCAACTTGCTCCAGTGGGACGTAGTCCTGAATCAGCAATAATATCTTATCCTTTATGGACTAAATTTGTTCGGGAAGTTACTGATAAAATGAAACAGGGGAAAATACAATTCAATGTTCGAGGTATGTGGCATGGTGGATGGCAAACCTATCTTCCATTACTGGATAGGATAGAAGATGCATATCATCCTCGTTTATGGGGAAAAATGCCGGAAATAACTCCAGAATGTGGAACTTGCATAGCCGGAGTACATACTGCTGCAATTGATTCTGAAGGTTGGCTTTATCCATGTGATCTGATGTCTTCTTTCCCGGAATTACGTTGTGGAAATGTTATCGAACACGGAGTGGCTGATGTTTGGCAACGTTCTCTTCTTTTGACATATCTCAGGCAAATCAAAACTGATGACATTTCTCCATGCAAAAGTTGTCCTATTAAACCAATCTGCTTGTCGGGTTGTAGAAGTTCAGTTTATGGATTAACAAAATCTCTTGCTGCACCTGATATTCGCTGTCCTCTTGTTACAAAATGGTTAGAACGTCAAGAAAAAATAAGTTGGCCGTTAGTTCCGAATATTGCGAATAAGTTATATTCACAATTTCCGGAAAATGCATCAGAAGTTGGAGCGGAACAACTTAAGATATTTGGGGTAATTAGAAAGTTTATTCGTTATTCTCTCTGCGTCCTAGGTAAACATCCGAATCCCGGAAATACTTTTGTAATAATAAATCAGATGGGGTATCTAATGTTAAAAGAAATTGCTCAGGGTTTAACTATAAATCAAATTGGAACCAAATTTGCAAAACAGTATAATGTAGAATTCCAGCGGATAATCAGGGATTTGGTATCATTACTTAAGAAATTAGTTAACTTTAAGTTTTTACCAGAGGAAAATGTTAGAAACTATATTGCAGAAGTAGATAATTTTTTTGAAAATGATGAATCAGATAATCTTTCACCATTAATAGTTAAGGAAGTTGGTGAAAAATATCTAGTTTATTCAAGTAGGAAAAGTCAAGTAGTATTATGCAACTATACTTCATTATTTATTATGCGTTGTATAGCAGAAGGTAAAACTTTTGAAGAAACCATTCAGGAAATGATGAAATCTTTTGAGATAAATGATAAGGAACAAGTAGTTCAGGATGTAAACGAATTCTGGACAAAGGCAAAAGAATTTAGTATTATTGGGGGGGATAAATAG
- a CDS encoding transposase, whose translation MKRKKYSDEFKQQIPEECRLISNVALIARRHEISKNTIYT comes from the coding sequence ATGAAACGTAAAAAGTATTCTGATGAATTTAAACAACAAATTCCTGAAGAATGTAGATTAATAAGTAATGTTGCTTTGATTGCTCGTCGTCATGAAATTTCTAAGAATACAATATATACCTGA